The Streptomyces sp. NBC_01268 genome window below encodes:
- the proC gene encoding pyrroline-5-carboxylate reductase, with protein MTQTVAVLGTGKIGEALLSGMIRAGWRPANLLVTARRTERAEELHARYGVEAVSNADAAKRADILILAVKPQDMGRLLDELAPHVAADRLVISAAAGIPTAFIEERLATGTPVVRVMPNTPVLVDEGMSVISAGSHATHAHLVHTEEIFGGVGKTLRVPESQQDAATALSGSGPAYFYYLVEAMTDAGILLGLPRAQAHDLIVQAAIGAAVMLRDSGEHPVKLREAVTSPAGTTISAIRELENHGVRAALIAALEAARDRSRELASGNG; from the coding sequence ATGACCCAGACCGTCGCAGTCCTCGGCACCGGCAAGATCGGCGAGGCACTCCTCAGCGGGATGATCCGCGCCGGCTGGCGCCCCGCCAACCTCCTCGTCACCGCCCGCCGCACCGAACGCGCCGAGGAGCTCCACGCCCGCTACGGCGTCGAGGCCGTCAGCAACGCGGACGCCGCCAAGCGCGCCGACATCCTCATCCTCGCCGTGAAGCCCCAGGACATGGGCCGCCTCCTCGACGAGCTCGCCCCCCACGTCGCCGCCGACCGCCTGGTCATCAGCGCCGCGGCCGGCATCCCCACCGCCTTCATCGAGGAGCGCCTCGCCACGGGCACCCCGGTCGTCCGGGTCATGCCCAACACGCCCGTCCTCGTCGACGAGGGCATGTCCGTGATCTCCGCCGGCAGCCACGCCACCCACGCCCACCTCGTCCACACCGAGGAGATCTTCGGCGGCGTCGGCAAGACCCTGCGCGTCCCGGAGTCCCAGCAGGACGCCGCCACCGCGCTCTCCGGCTCCGGCCCGGCGTACTTCTACTACCTCGTCGAGGCCATGACCGACGCCGGCATCCTCCTCGGCCTGCCCCGCGCCCAGGCCCACGACCTCATCGTCCAGGCCGCCATCGGCGCCGCCGTGATGCTCCGCGACAGCGGCGAGCACCCGGTCAAGCTCCGCGAGGCCGTCACCTCCCCGGCCGGCACCACCATCAGCGCCATCCGCGAACTGGAGAACCACGGCGTACGCGCCGCCCTCATCGCCGCCCTGGAAGCCGCCCGCGACCGCAGCCGCGAGCTCGCCTCCGGCAACGGCTGA
- a CDS encoding GlxA family transcriptional regulator, whose product MVPQRIALLAFPGIRAFDVSVITEVWGTDRTSRGVPPFALHRAAADPAAPVPLRGGLTLTPDRPLGWLTGLTPTDLVVVPGIEDPQADLPAPVLDALRHAHAAGTPVAALCAGAFVLARAGLLDGRRAVTHWQLAPELAARHPRVRVEPEALYVEDTGIWTSAGTAAGIDLCLHLVRTAHGAETAATIARSMVTAPFRTGTQAQFIEHPTPRADRDADALAAVRAHVLAHLDQPHTVAGLAARAGMSPRSFARHFQATTGTTPLHWLIGRRVAAAQKLLERTDHPLPEVARRAGFGSEVTMRQHFASHLGTSPRDYRTAFRHTAGSSPTAR is encoded by the coding sequence ATGGTCCCCCAGCGCATCGCCCTCCTCGCCTTCCCCGGCATCCGCGCCTTCGACGTCTCCGTCATCACCGAGGTCTGGGGCACCGACCGCACCAGCCGCGGCGTCCCGCCCTTCGCCCTCCACCGCGCCGCCGCCGACCCCGCCGCCCCCGTCCCGCTGCGCGGCGGCCTCACCCTCACCCCCGACCGCCCGCTCGGCTGGCTGACCGGGCTCACCCCCACGGACCTCGTCGTCGTCCCCGGCATCGAGGACCCGCAGGCCGACCTCCCGGCCCCCGTCCTCGACGCCCTGCGCCACGCCCACGCCGCCGGCACCCCCGTCGCCGCCCTCTGCGCCGGCGCCTTCGTCCTCGCCCGCGCCGGCCTCCTCGACGGCCGCCGGGCCGTCACCCACTGGCAGCTCGCCCCGGAGCTGGCCGCCCGCCACCCCCGGGTCCGGGTCGAACCCGAGGCCCTCTACGTAGAGGACACCGGCATCTGGACCTCCGCCGGCACCGCCGCAGGCATCGACCTCTGCCTCCACCTGGTCCGCACCGCCCACGGCGCCGAGACCGCCGCCACCATCGCCCGCTCCATGGTCACCGCCCCCTTCCGCACCGGCACCCAGGCCCAGTTCATCGAGCACCCCACCCCGCGCGCCGACCGCGACGCCGACGCCCTCGCCGCCGTCCGCGCCCACGTGCTCGCCCACCTCGACCAGCCGCACACCGTCGCCGGACTCGCCGCCCGCGCCGGCATGTCCCCGCGCTCCTTCGCCCGCCACTTCCAGGCCACCACCGGCACCACCCCGCTCCACTGGCTCATCGGCCGCCGGGTGGCCGCCGCGCAGAAGCTGCTCGAACGCACCGACCACCCCCTCCCCGAGGTGGCCCGCCGCGCGGGCTTCGGCAGCGAGGTCACGATGCGCCAGCACTTCGCCTCGCACCTCGGCACCAGCCCGCGCGACTACCGCACCGCCTTCCGTCACACGGCCGGCAGCAGCCCGACCGCCCGATAG
- a CDS encoding cysteine hydrolase family protein, with the protein MEIEENAALVVIDVQKGFEDEGFWGRRDNPDAEGNIAALIDRWQETGRPVVFVRHDSAREGSPLAAGSAGNAFKDFVEERRGKGAGAELLVTKSVNSAFYGEPSLDVWLTGEDVAQIVIVGIQTNMCNETTARMGGNLGYDVVFALDAMHTFDLAGPFGWTATAEELTRATAVSLHGGQFARVVTTEDVLKGAARGGRA; encoded by the coding sequence ATGGAGATCGAGGAGAACGCGGCGCTGGTGGTCATCGACGTACAGAAGGGGTTCGAGGACGAGGGGTTCTGGGGGCGGCGGGACAACCCGGACGCGGAGGGGAACATCGCGGCCCTGATCGACCGGTGGCAGGAGACGGGGCGGCCGGTGGTGTTCGTGCGGCACGACTCGGCGCGGGAGGGTTCGCCGCTGGCGGCGGGGTCCGCGGGCAACGCCTTCAAGGACTTCGTGGAGGAGCGGCGGGGGAAGGGGGCGGGGGCCGAGCTGCTGGTGACGAAGAGCGTGAACTCGGCGTTCTACGGAGAGCCCTCGCTCGACGTGTGGCTGACCGGCGAGGACGTCGCGCAGATCGTGATCGTCGGGATCCAGACGAACATGTGCAACGAGACGACCGCGCGGATGGGCGGCAACCTGGGCTACGACGTGGTGTTCGCGCTGGACGCGATGCACACCTTCGACCTGGCCGGGCCGTTCGGGTGGACGGCGACGGCGGAGGAGCTGACCCGGGCGACGGCGGTGTCGCTGCACGGCGGGCAGTTCGCCCGGGTCGTGACCACGGAGGACGTGCTGAAGGGCGCGGCGCGCGGGGGCCGGGCCTAG
- a CDS encoding phosphatase — translation MLSTGALRAHLLAAGLAGTVATPRETSLRSYRLFAARDPRVTLGIEPLWRWDEAELLRLMADRCGVSGDPAHRSGPDAIDPERTLGGLAAFAERLGEAAGRRAPVLFGTGHPHRLLGFYATLADALSAAGCLVLTPAQGRCVDITTRFGVRTYLVDYVRGVALVREADLSAAGRETGAHTHSPLPVRAVLEGAAEAGWPLPELVVGDHGWVCGAGQLGIEAIGLADTDDPALFVGEAEGQVSVAVPLDDAVRSDYYRPLTRYVLNRACLSR, via the coding sequence GTGTTGAGTACCGGGGCGCTGCGGGCGCATCTGTTGGCGGCGGGGTTGGCGGGGACGGTGGCGACCCCCCGGGAGACGAGTCTGCGCAGTTACCGGCTCTTCGCGGCGCGCGACCCGCGGGTGACCTTGGGGATCGAGCCGCTGTGGCGCTGGGACGAGGCCGAGCTGCTGCGGCTGATGGCGGACCGGTGCGGGGTGTCGGGGGACCCGGCGCACCGTTCGGGGCCGGACGCGATCGATCCGGAGCGGACGCTGGGGGGCCTGGCGGCGTTCGCGGAGCGGCTGGGGGAGGCGGCGGGGCGGCGGGCTCCGGTGCTGTTCGGAACGGGCCATCCGCACCGGTTGCTCGGTTTCTACGCCACGCTCGCAGACGCTTTGTCGGCGGCGGGATGTCTTGTTCTCACCCCGGCGCAGGGGAGATGTGTCGACATAACGACCCGGTTCGGCGTACGTACGTACCTTGTGGACTACGTACGGGGGGTCGCGCTGGTGCGCGAAGCGGACCTGTCCGCCGCAGGGCGTGAGACCGGGGCGCACACGCACTCCCCGCTGCCGGTTAGGGCCGTGCTGGAAGGTGCGGCAGAGGCCGGCTGGCCGCTGCCGGAGCTGGTGGTGGGGGATCACGGCTGGGTCTGCGGGGCTGGTCAGCTGGGTATCGAGGCCATCGGGCTCGCCGATACGGATGATCCGGCGCTGTTCGTCGGGGAGGCCGAGGGGCAGGTGTCCGTGGCCGTTCCGCTTGATGACGCGGTGCGCTCGGACTACTACCGTCCACTCACTCGCTATGTACTCAATCGAGCCTGTCTGTCACGGTAA
- a CDS encoding HAD family hydrolase: MRYDLIIFDNDGVLVDSEPISNTILAGYLTELGHPTSYEESIRDYMGSAMHRIHELVEERSGKRLPEEFDEVFHQRVFDGFRRELEPVAGAGEVLRRFADAGVPYCVASSGSHERIRVGHRKTGLDAWFRDGVVFSAEDVGRGKPSPDLFLHAAERMGVAPERCAVVEDSGLGVQAAVAAGMDVYGYTAMTPRERLVGATGYFGAMDELPATLGM; this comes from the coding sequence ATGCGCTATGACCTGATCATCTTCGACAACGACGGTGTGCTCGTGGACAGCGAGCCGATCTCCAACACCATCCTGGCCGGCTACCTCACCGAGCTCGGGCACCCCACCTCGTACGAGGAGTCGATCCGCGACTACATGGGGTCGGCGATGCACCGCATCCACGAACTCGTCGAGGAGCGGTCCGGGAAGCGCCTGCCCGAGGAGTTCGACGAGGTCTTCCACCAGCGCGTGTTCGACGGCTTCCGGCGCGAGTTGGAACCCGTCGCCGGGGCCGGCGAGGTCCTCCGGCGGTTCGCGGACGCGGGAGTGCCGTACTGCGTGGCCTCGTCCGGGAGCCACGAGCGGATCCGGGTAGGGCACCGGAAGACCGGGCTCGACGCGTGGTTCCGGGACGGCGTCGTCTTCAGCGCCGAGGACGTCGGCCGGGGCAAGCCCTCGCCGGACCTCTTCCTGCACGCCGCCGAGCGCATGGGAGTGGCTCCCGAACGGTGCGCGGTGGTCGAGGACAGCGGGCTCGGGGTCCAGGCCGCGGTGGCGGCCGGGATGGACGTCTACGGGTACACCGCGATGACGCCGCGCGAGCGCCTGGTGGGGGCCACGGGGTACTTCGGGGCGATGGACGAGCTGCCGGCCACATTGGGCATGTGA
- the trpS gene encoding tryptophan--tRNA ligase, translated as MTRIFSGIKPTGHLTLGNYLGAVRRWVEVDQHRADALFSVVDLHALTVEHDPARVRRLSRQAATLLLASGLDPERCTLFVQSHVDEHARLSYLMECTATDGELRRMIQYKEKSVRARAAGQSVRLSLLTYPALMAADILAYGTDEVPVGEDQTQHVELTRDLAVRFNQRYGHVFTVPKATHPEVAARVMDLQDPTSKMGKSHENGAGIVYLLDEAEAVRRKVMRAVTDSGREVVYDREASPGVANLLDLLAAATGAGPVALAGAYDSYGALKKDTAEAVVELLRPVRERHAELAADPGYVDGVLRAGAERARGMARPLVDAAYRAVGLLPAV; from the coding sequence ATGACGCGGATCTTCAGTGGGATCAAGCCGACCGGGCACCTGACGCTGGGCAACTACCTCGGGGCCGTGCGGCGGTGGGTCGAGGTCGACCAGCACCGGGCCGACGCGCTGTTCAGCGTGGTGGACCTGCACGCGCTGACCGTGGAGCACGATCCGGCGCGGGTGCGGCGGCTCAGCAGGCAGGCGGCGACCCTGCTGCTCGCCTCGGGGCTCGATCCCGAGCGGTGCACCCTCTTCGTACAGAGTCATGTGGACGAGCACGCGCGGCTCTCCTATCTGATGGAGTGCACGGCCACCGACGGCGAGCTGCGGCGGATGATCCAGTACAAGGAGAAGAGCGTCCGGGCGCGGGCCGCCGGACAGAGCGTGCGGCTGTCGCTGCTGACCTATCCGGCGCTGATGGCGGCGGACATCCTGGCGTACGGGACGGACGAGGTGCCGGTCGGTGAGGACCAGACGCAGCACGTGGAGCTGACCCGGGATCTCGCGGTGCGGTTCAACCAGCGGTACGGGCACGTGTTCACCGTGCCGAAGGCGACGCACCCGGAGGTGGCCGCGCGGGTCATGGACCTGCAGGACCCCACGTCGAAGATGGGGAAGTCGCACGAGAACGGCGCAGGCATCGTCTATCTGCTCGACGAGGCGGAGGCGGTGCGGCGGAAGGTCATGCGGGCCGTGACGGACAGCGGGCGTGAGGTCGTGTACGACCGGGAGGCGAGTCCCGGGGTGGCGAACCTGCTCGATCTGCTGGCCGCGGCGACGGGTGCGGGTCCGGTCGCGCTGGCCGGCGCGTACGACTCGTACGGCGCCCTGAAGAAGGACACGGCGGAGGCGGTCGTCGAGCTGCTGCGGCCGGTACGCGAGCGGCACGCCGAGCTCGCGGCCGATCCCGGGTACGTCGACGGGGTGCTGCGCGCGGGCGCGGAGCGGGCGCGCGGGATGGCGCGGCCGCTGGTCGACGCGGCCTATCGGGCGGTCGGGCTGCTGCCGGCCGTGTGA
- a CDS encoding acetoin utilization protein AcuC → MSGRALLMWDEAVTGYDFGSEHPMDPVRLALTMGLVRAYGLDRAVDVVAAKPAGESTLRLVHREDYVAAVRAASADPRAADQAYGLGTVDDPAFAGMHEVSALIAGQSVAAAEAVWRGDAAHAVNFAGGLHHAMPGAASGFCIYNDASLAIARLLELGAERVAYVDVDVHHGDGVQAAFWDDPRVLTVSLHEHPRTLFPQTGWPEETGASGAGEGGAVNLALPAGTGDAGWLRAFHAVVPELIADFRPQVLVTQHGADTHFEDPLAHLAVSLDAQRAVQEACHELAHAHVDGGRWVALGGGGYAVVDVVPRSWTHLVGIAAHAPVEPESVIPSSWRDEVYARTRQLGPGRMTDGRWPVEWRDWAAGYDPADRLDQAILATRRAVFPLRGLLV, encoded by the coding sequence ATGAGCGGCCGCGCACTGTTGATGTGGGATGAAGCTGTCACGGGGTACGACTTCGGGTCCGAGCACCCGATGGACCCGGTGCGGCTGGCGCTGACCATGGGGTTGGTGCGGGCCTACGGGCTCGACCGGGCCGTGGACGTGGTGGCGGCGAAGCCGGCCGGGGAGTCGACGCTGCGGCTCGTGCACCGCGAGGACTACGTGGCGGCGGTGCGGGCGGCGTCGGCGGACCCGCGGGCGGCCGACCAGGCGTACGGGCTCGGGACGGTGGACGACCCGGCGTTCGCGGGGATGCACGAGGTGTCGGCGCTGATCGCCGGGCAGTCGGTGGCCGCGGCGGAGGCGGTGTGGCGCGGGGACGCGGCGCACGCCGTCAACTTCGCGGGCGGCCTGCATCACGCGATGCCGGGGGCCGCCTCGGGGTTCTGCATCTACAACGACGCCTCGCTGGCCATCGCCCGGCTCCTGGAGCTGGGCGCGGAGCGGGTGGCCTACGTGGACGTGGACGTGCACCACGGGGACGGCGTGCAGGCGGCGTTCTGGGACGATCCGCGGGTCCTGACCGTCTCCCTGCACGAGCATCCGCGGACGCTGTTCCCGCAGACGGGCTGGCCGGAGGAGACGGGCGCGTCCGGCGCCGGCGAGGGCGGGGCGGTGAACCTGGCGCTGCCGGCGGGGACCGGGGACGCGGGCTGGCTGCGCGCCTTCCACGCGGTGGTGCCGGAGCTGATCGCCGATTTCCGGCCGCAGGTACTGGTGACGCAGCACGGCGCGGACACGCACTTCGAGGACCCGCTGGCGCATCTGGCGGTGTCGCTGGACGCGCAGCGGGCGGTGCAGGAGGCTTGCCACGAGCTGGCCCACGCGCATGTCGACGGCGGCAGGTGGGTGGCGCTCGGCGGCGGCGGTTACGCGGTCGTGGACGTCGTACCGCGGTCGTGGACGCATCTGGTGGGGATCGCGGCGCACGCCCCGGTGGAGCCGGAGTCGGTGATCCCGTCCTCGTGGCGGGACGAGGTGTACGCGCGGACGCGGCAGCTGGGTCCCGGGCGGATGACGGACGGGCGGTGGCCGGTGGAGTGGCGGGACTGGGCGGCGGGTTACGACCCGGCGGACCGGCTCGACCAGGCGATCCTGGCGACGCGCAGAGCCGTCTTCCCGCTGCGCGGGCTGCTGGTCTGA
- a CDS encoding ABC transporter permease: MSSARTLATAARVLRQLRHDPRSIALMLLVPCVMLFLLRYVFDGSPETFDGIGASLLGIFPLITMFLVTSIATLRERTSGTLERLLAMPLGKGDLIAGYALAFGLVAVAQSVLATGLAVWFLGLDVVGSPWLLLLVALLDALLGTALGLFVSAFAASEFQAVQFMPAVIFPQLLLCGLFTPRDRMAPALEAVSDVLPMSYAVDGMDQVLRHTDVTGTFVRDALVVAGCAVLVLGLGAATLRRRTA; the protein is encoded by the coding sequence ATGAGCAGCGCCCGCACCCTCGCCACCGCCGCCCGCGTCCTGCGCCAGCTGCGCCACGACCCGCGCTCGATCGCCCTGATGCTCCTCGTGCCGTGCGTGATGCTCTTCCTGCTGCGCTACGTCTTCGACGGCAGCCCCGAGACCTTCGACGGCATCGGCGCCTCGCTGCTCGGCATCTTCCCGCTCATCACCATGTTCCTGGTGACCTCCATCGCCACCCTGCGCGAACGCACCTCCGGCACCCTCGAACGCCTCCTCGCCATGCCCCTCGGCAAGGGCGACCTCATCGCCGGCTACGCACTCGCCTTCGGCCTCGTCGCCGTCGCCCAGTCCGTCCTCGCCACCGGCCTCGCCGTCTGGTTCCTCGGCCTCGACGTCGTCGGCTCCCCCTGGCTGCTGCTCCTGGTCGCCCTCCTCGACGCCCTCCTCGGCACCGCCCTCGGCCTCTTCGTCTCGGCCTTCGCCGCCTCCGAGTTCCAGGCCGTCCAGTTCATGCCGGCCGTGATCTTCCCCCAGCTGCTGCTCTGCGGCCTGTTCACCCCGCGCGACCGCATGGCCCCCGCGCTCGAAGCCGTCTCCGACGTCCTGCCCATGTCGTACGCCGTCGACGGCATGGACCAGGTCCTGCGCCACACCGACGTCACCGGCACCTTCGTCCGCGACGCCCTGGTCGTCGCGGGCTGCGCCGTCCTCGTCCTCGGACTGGGCGCCGCCACCCTCCGCCGCCGCACCGCGTGA
- a CDS encoding ABC transporter ATP-binding protein, producing MMNKTGGADDPTGTGAVVASGLTVVRGDRTVLRGLDFTVPPGRITGLLGPSGCGKTTLMRAIVGTQAKVTGTLDVLGHPAGDPALRPRIGYVTQAPSVYDDLTVRQNLDYFAAVLTPGRAHRADRRTAVDRALADVALTGHADALAGRLSGGQRSRVSLAVALLGTPDLLVLDEPTVGLDPVLRRDLWELFHHIAADRGTTILVSSHVMDEAERCHRLLLLREGELLAEDTPEALRHRNDTATVEEAFLHLVDAAAARAAAPASPAPAAAGTPAATASATAEEPRP from the coding sequence ATGATGAATAAGACGGGTGGTGCCGACGACCCCACCGGCACCGGTGCCGTCGTCGCCTCCGGCCTCACCGTCGTACGCGGCGACCGCACCGTCCTGCGCGGACTCGACTTCACCGTCCCGCCCGGCCGCATCACCGGCCTCCTCGGCCCCTCCGGCTGCGGCAAGACCACCCTGATGCGCGCGATCGTCGGCACCCAGGCCAAGGTCACCGGCACCCTCGACGTCCTCGGCCACCCCGCCGGAGACCCCGCCCTGCGCCCCCGCATCGGCTACGTCACCCAGGCCCCCTCGGTCTACGACGACCTCACCGTCCGGCAGAACCTCGACTACTTCGCCGCCGTCCTGACACCCGGCCGCGCCCACCGCGCCGACCGCCGCACCGCCGTCGACCGGGCCCTCGCCGACGTCGCCCTCACCGGCCACGCCGACGCCCTCGCCGGACGCCTCTCCGGCGGCCAGCGCAGCCGCGTCTCCCTCGCCGTCGCCCTCCTCGGCACGCCCGACCTGCTCGTCCTCGACGAACCCACCGTCGGCCTCGACCCCGTCCTCCGCCGCGACCTGTGGGAGCTCTTCCACCACATCGCCGCCGACCGGGGCACCACGATCCTCGTCTCCTCCCACGTCATGGACGAGGCCGAGCGCTGCCACCGGCTGCTCCTCCTCCGCGAGGGCGAACTGCTCGCCGAGGACACCCCCGAGGCCCTGCGCCACCGCAACGACACCGCGACCGTCGAGGAGGCCTTCCTCCACCTCGTCGACGCCGCCGCCGCCCGCGCCGCGGCGCCCGCCTCCCCCGCCCCCGCAGCCGCGGGAACCCCCGCCGCCACCGCCTCCGCCACCGCCGAGGAGCCCCGCCCATGA
- a CDS encoding SH3 domain-containing protein → MSTESATTATTRYSVAPGTRLNVRSGPGTQYPIVRSLAVGSTVAIYCQMPGTWVSGPYGTTNIWDNIAPGEYASDAYVHTGSDGYVARRCG, encoded by the coding sequence ATGAGCACCGAATCGGCCACGACGGCCACCACCCGCTACTCGGTCGCCCCGGGCACCCGGCTCAACGTCCGTTCGGGCCCGGGCACCCAGTATCCGATCGTCCGCTCGCTCGCGGTGGGCAGCACGGTGGCGATCTACTGCCAGATGCCGGGCACCTGGGTCAGCGGCCCGTACGGCACCACCAACATCTGGGACAACATCGCGCCGGGCGAGTACGCGTCCGACGCGTACGTCCACACCGGCAGCGACGGCTACGTGGCCCGCCGCTGCGGCTAG
- a CDS encoding MFS transporter: MKDARLRRGRGSLAVGFFVQGVTFALLVTRIPAIQDRYGISDGLLPLFLAAVPVLAGVASVLTEKLVARIGPARVLRWAQPVVLLALLGVGAGSELWQAAVALGVFGLAVGALDASMNMLGVSLQRAYGRSIMLGFHAAYSLGGIAGASLAWVGAHWHLSLFVSYLPVVALLLPVVLVGSRWYVAGEPAEGSGAQDAQAPAGGGGVVLRMLLPLCLVMTFAYIGDSTVSNWSAKYLQDVLGSSEELATVPYNAYMVTTLLGRTVGDFGVRRFGAVLVVRCGAVLAALGFAVVALAPGPWAGMAGFTVLGLGLSVIVPQTFAAAGRMFPAASDAAVARLNVFNYVGFLVGSPLVGALGDAWSYRGAMAVPMVLVLVTVVYATSFGSERARYGGSHERPRTVDVG; encoded by the coding sequence ATGAAGGATGCGCGTTTGCGGCGTGGGCGGGGCTCTCTGGCGGTCGGTTTCTTCGTGCAGGGGGTCACCTTCGCCCTGCTCGTGACCCGAATCCCGGCGATCCAGGACCGGTACGGGATCTCCGACGGGCTGCTGCCCCTGTTCCTGGCGGCCGTGCCGGTGCTCGCCGGGGTGGCCAGTGTGCTCACCGAGAAGCTGGTGGCCCGGATCGGGCCGGCGCGGGTGCTGCGCTGGGCCCAGCCGGTGGTGCTGCTCGCGCTGCTCGGCGTGGGCGCCGGGTCCGAGCTGTGGCAGGCGGCCGTCGCCCTCGGGGTGTTCGGCCTCGCGGTCGGCGCGCTCGACGCCTCCATGAACATGCTGGGGGTGAGCCTCCAGCGGGCGTACGGGCGGAGCATCATGCTCGGCTTCCACGCCGCGTACAGCCTCGGCGGCATCGCGGGCGCCTCGCTCGCCTGGGTCGGGGCGCACTGGCACCTGTCGCTGTTCGTGTCCTACCTGCCGGTGGTGGCGCTGCTGCTGCCCGTCGTCCTGGTCGGGAGCCGCTGGTACGTGGCCGGGGAGCCGGCCGAGGGGTCCGGCGCGCAGGACGCTCAGGCCCCGGCGGGCGGCGGTGGTGTGGTGCTCCGGATGCTGCTGCCGCTGTGCCTGGTGATGACCTTCGCCTACATCGGCGACTCGACGGTCTCCAACTGGTCGGCGAAGTACCTCCAGGACGTCCTCGGCTCCTCGGAGGAGCTGGCGACCGTCCCCTACAACGCGTACATGGTGACCACGCTGCTCGGGCGGACCGTGGGCGACTTCGGGGTGCGGCGGTTCGGTGCCGTGCTCGTCGTGCGATGCGGGGCCGTGCTGGCGGCGCTGGGCTTCGCCGTGGTGGCGTTGGCGCCGGGGCCGTGGGCGGGGATGGCCGGGTTCACCGTGCTGGGTCTCGGGCTGAGCGTGATCGTGCCGCAGACCTTCGCCGCCGCGGGCCGCATGTTCCCGGCGGCGAGCGACGCGGCCGTGGCGCGGCTGAACGTCTTCAACTACGTGGGCTTCCTGGTCGGCTCGCCGCTGGTGGGTGCGCTGGGCGACGCGTGGAGCTATCGCGGGGCGATGGCGGTGCCGATGGTGCTGGTCCTGGTGACGGTGGTGTACGCCACGTCGTTCGGCTCGGAGAGGGCCCGATACGGTGGCTCGCATGAGCGGCCGCGCACTGTTGATGTGGGATGA